From the genome of Uranotaenia lowii strain MFRU-FL chromosome 1, ASM2978415v1, whole genome shotgun sequence, one region includes:
- the LOC129745372 gene encoding trypsin-1-like: protein MFCSDRPKDPVPSYLSGEAREKFVRYPCGGAEEVLFRVGYLIGSSDWHSIDRMLRDRMRTVFVVSSCCVVLCLLAERSNSALNESESVQSVVQRLEHLNWIYANKRNHQKDSTNKINYELYVTPVMSETERQRARNPLLSWLANVLNFAGVGQTSEVQEDSPVTKPDYCSACTCGVSPITSRIVGGVKADIKEFPWMVQLLYRGTYYCGGTLISDRYILTAAHCVLNFKAAQITVKLYDVQHSKMVIRAVEKLHGNNGFSLDTFNNDIALVKLHNAVNVVERFVTVCLPTPGKSYANKEGTVTGWGKLANGSLSQVLQKVQVPIMTNAQCKKSAYRASRITDNMMCAGFPDGGHDACQGDSGGPLQIGDTSLREVVGIVSWGEGCAKPNYPGVYTRVNRYLQWIKNNSRDGCLCDPPE from the exons ATGTTTTGTTCCGACCGACCGAAAGATCCGGTACCTTCCTATTTGAGTGGTGAAGCGCGTGAAAAGTTTGTTCGATATCCTTGTGGGGGGGCCGAAGAAGTTCTATTTCGGGTGGGCTATCTGATCGGCTCTTCGGATTGGCATTCGATCGATCGGATGCTGCGTGATAGAATGAGAACAGTTTTCGTGGTTTCGTCGTGTTGTGTCGTGTTATGTTTGCTGGCCGAACGAAGCAACTCGGCGCTGAATGAAAGTGAATCGGTGCAGTCTGTCGTCCAGCGGCTGGAGCATTTGAATTGGATCTACGCGAACAAGCGGAACCACCAGAAGGATTCCACCAACAAGATCAACTACGAGCTTTATGTCACCCCGGTGATGTCAGAGACGGAGCGGCAGCGGGCGCGAAATCCGCTGCTGTCCTGGTTGGCCAATGTGCTAAATTTCGCGGGCGTTGGCCAAACGTCGGAGGTGCAGGAAGACTCACCGGTTACCAAACCGGACTATTGCTCAGCGTGCA CTTGTGGCGTTTCGCCAATCACTTCTCGCATCGTCGGTGGCGTCAAGGCGGATATCAAAGAGTTCCCGTGGATGGTCCAGCTGCTCTATCGAGGGACGTATTATTGCGGGGGTACGTTGATAAGCGATCGCTACATCCTGACGGCGGCCCACTGTGTGCTGAACTTCAAGGCGGCCCAGATCACGGTCAAGTTGTACGACGTCCAGCACAGTAAGATGGTGATCAGGGCCGTTGAAAAATTGCACGGTAACAATGGGTTCAGTTTGGACACTTTCAACAATGATATTGCCCTGGTCAAGCTGCATAATGCGGTCAATGTGGTGGAACGATTTGTGACCGTTTGTTTGCCAACTCCGGGCAAATCGTACGCTAACAAGGAAGGAACCGTCACTGGATGGGGAAAGCTGGCCAACGGTAGTCTATCGCAGGTTCTGCAAAAGGTCCAGGTCCCAATCATGACCAATGCGCAGTGCAAAAAGAGCGCCTATCGAGCGTCACGAATTACCGACAACATGATGTGTGCGGGATTCCCCGACGGAGGTCACGATGCTTGTCAG GGAGATAGTGGAGGTCCGCTTCAGATTGGCGATACTAGCCTGAGGGAGGTCGTTGGGATCGTATCGTGGGGAGAAGGTTGCGCCAAACCAAACTATCCGGGAGTTTATACTCGAGTGAATCGCTACTTGCAGTGGATCAAGAACAATTCACGGGACGGATGTTTGTGTGACCCACCGGAATAG